The Coregonus clupeaformis isolate EN_2021a chromosome 26, ASM2061545v1, whole genome shotgun sequence genome window below encodes:
- the LOC121540503 gene encoding mediator of RNA polymerase II transcription subunit 8 isoform X1 → MQQREEKLLEASVESLISRVAHLKNALQSFIYKLENEYERLTWPSVLDNFALLSGQLNTINKLLRNEKTPSFRQQVIIPLLLSPDRDEELAKLTEQRVPVFSHEIVPDHLRTKPDPEVEEQEKQLSAEAARIGPEVAQKQIQTLNKLCSNLLEKLNNPRDDRDAESAAIRQNKPSFNIADTNALVAAVGFGKGLSKCRPPGPVAPGHPGQGPMMSGGPTLQQVTIGGGSGQQQGMGPGAPQQQGQPGKMPSNIKTNIKAASSMHPYNR, encoded by the exons ATGCAG CAACGGGAAGAAAAGCTGTTGGAAGCATCCGTGGAATCACTTATTTCCCGCGTGGCTCATCTCAAAAACGCTCTTCAAAGTTTCATCTACAAGTTGGAAAACGAGTATGAAAGACTGACATG gccctctgtgtTGGACAACTTTGCCCTCCTGTCCGGTCAGTTGAATACCATCAATAAACTGTTGAGGAATGAGAAGACACCATCTTTCCGTCAGCAGGTCATCATCCCCCTTCTGCTGTCTCCAGACAGGGATGAGGAACTAGCT AAACTGACAGAGCAGCGTGTGCCTGTGTTCAGCCATGAGATTGTGCCAGATCACCTGCGCACGAAGCCTGATCCTGAGGTGGAGGAGCAGGAGAAACAGCTGAGTGCAGAAGCTGCCCGGATAGGACCAGAGGTGGCACAG AAACAAATCCAGACACTGAATAAGCTATGTTCAAATCTACTGGAGAAACTGAACAATCCTCGCGATGACAGGGATGCAGAAAGTGCAG CTATACGGCAGAACAAACCATCATTCAACATTGCTGACACCAATGCACTGGTGGCAGCGGTGGGCTTTGGGAAGGGGCTTTCGAAGTGCAGGCCCCCCGGGCCCGTTGCCCCTGGACACCCAGGACAAGGACCCATGATGAGTGGAGGTCCCACCTTACAGCAGGTTACCATCGGTGGGGGTTCAGGCCAGCAGCAAGGCATGGGGCCTGGTGCTCCTCAGCAACAGGGACAGCCAG GCAAAATGCcaagcaacatcaagacaaacATCAAGGCTGCCTCCTCAATGCATCCTTACAACCGATAa
- the LOC121540503 gene encoding mediator of RNA polymerase II transcription subunit 8 isoform X2 — protein sequence MKLLSLLLNNLDNRPSVLDNFALLSGQLNTINKLLRNEKTPSFRQQVIIPLLLSPDRDEELAKLTEQRVPVFSHEIVPDHLRTKPDPEVEEQEKQLSAEAARIGPEVAQKQIQTLNKLCSNLLEKLNNPRDDRDAESAAIRQNKPSFNIADTNALVAAVGFGKGLSKCRPPGPVAPGHPGQGPMMSGGPTLQQVTIGGGSGQQQGMGPGAPQQQGQPGKMPSNIKTNIKAASSMHPYNR from the exons ATGAAGTTGTTGTCTCTGTTATTGAACAACTTggacaacaggccctctgtgtTGGACAACTTTGCCCTCCTGTCCGGTCAGTTGAATACCATCAATAAACTGTTGAGGAATGAGAAGACACCATCTTTCCGTCAGCAGGTCATCATCCCCCTTCTGCTGTCTCCAGACAGGGATGAGGAACTAGCT AAACTGACAGAGCAGCGTGTGCCTGTGTTCAGCCATGAGATTGTGCCAGATCACCTGCGCACGAAGCCTGATCCTGAGGTGGAGGAGCAGGAGAAACAGCTGAGTGCAGAAGCTGCCCGGATAGGACCAGAGGTGGCACAG AAACAAATCCAGACACTGAATAAGCTATGTTCAAATCTACTGGAGAAACTGAACAATCCTCGCGATGACAGGGATGCAGAAAGTGCAG CTATACGGCAGAACAAACCATCATTCAACATTGCTGACACCAATGCACTGGTGGCAGCGGTGGGCTTTGGGAAGGGGCTTTCGAAGTGCAGGCCCCCCGGGCCCGTTGCCCCTGGACACCCAGGACAAGGACCCATGATGAGTGGAGGTCCCACCTTACAGCAGGTTACCATCGGTGGGGGTTCAGGCCAGCAGCAAGGCATGGGGCCTGGTGCTCCTCAGCAACAGGGACAGCCAG GCAAAATGCcaagcaacatcaagacaaacATCAAGGCTGCCTCCTCAATGCATCCTTACAACCGATAa